A region of the Lycium barbarum isolate Lr01 chromosome 1, ASM1917538v2, whole genome shotgun sequence genome:
ggacttctaggttctaaccataacaaacttaggttaataattaatttgttggatgtttggttgttttctttatgtttgcttttattgttgccgcgtttgtttcttttatgttcttttaagtgattgctTTATTATGTAAAATTTTCTAtgaaataatatgttactgctttccttaatttggcattccgttcatattttcttcacttctggaaaactcacactatcacacgtacacgcgaggtgtgttttgcgcacccgcaaatatttcttcgtagaatccaaattttaggagagttgacgtatgcgcggggtgcccgagtaacggggaccgcgtagccttctcactcgagtagtccgctcgggaaccttgtgtcataggaagccaactcctagtcagcctaagataaagctaagccaaaacccttttTAAGAACATGCACGAACCTAGgaaggcttaatacccaaggcgtattaagtccattagtcaacctcgtcCAAATGTCCAAGTGGGTTCATGACCCCAAGCGACGCTTATCATGTtatgtgtgcattatttgaagttgATTGGGCCAAATATCGAccattgctctaattaattaaactttaggatgGTGGGGTTTGACTAACCTTTTGTGATGCAGATAGCCATGAAGATCGTCAGTTTTTGAAAGAAGCTTGGACGCAGTTGAGCTTAGCTTATTTTTaggaatattttttcttttcttatttggcatgtaataaagcttaaaaatatttatgtacttcattttgggaatagacccgtttaattaattaaagagcaaatgggatgacatataatggcaccttcatctttcaaatacacgttaggcctacctcgggCATAAGGAGGTCCCCTGCGTATTAACATGTGTGACTGTTATCTTATATACTTGTGTTATAAGCTTTTAAGTTGCGTGCTTGCTTGCTAAGTGgtttacttgaatttatttgcaatatGCTCACTTTTGAACTTATTTGCGATTATCACCTGATGCCAAGCTCATTACTTAAATTTATTTGAAGgctcttatttgaatttatttgtgaaaagttattacttgatatttactaacatcatctttgtttcagaagaaaagtaaaattcATATTTGCTTTGCCGCACAATTGCATATTGTTCATTAATTATTTTGCATCATCttcacttcaaaaaaaaaaaaaaaaaaactatttattccGCGGTTAGCGCACTTTAGCCACTCTAGAGCACCTTTGAGATCGTTCGCATTCTTAGCATGACTCCCGACAAATTTCTAATCGTCGGAGCAAATTTCCTAATTTTCGCATACATGAACTAGCCTTGAAAATCCTTAAAGTTAACTCTTGTCATTCCAACTTTGTTTTAATAGGCATTCTCTTATCGTTATTTGCTTAGTTACTCAAATCTATTAGTGTCGAACAATTTGTCTCGCATCAAACTACAAATTCTAGAGCCTTTTGTGTCCTTTTACGGGTATGATCTTTTGTCTCAAACGACGAAACATTTGACCCGTTAGCTCCATGCCTCGTAGAATCCATTTTGCACTCGGTTTACGTCATGGAACTTTTACTTTCAAATTCTACCATTTTCAGCATTTATCGTTTCTTAAATtggtagatgtccaaatttattggtccaatctatcaaatggcacttctcgatatttgttcgatttttgccatcaagttgttcaagaatGACTGTTCAAGTACCTGGCTTCTGCGGAGTCTTCGCTCAGTCAATCGCGTCATTCTGGGTCGCTGAAATTTATCTTCGCGCACCCATTAATTTCGATTTTTGGCATACAAGTCGAAGGACAATCTCATAGGTCTCCTGTCCTTGACATTTTGCAACCCGCCAGTGCTTCGTAACTCTTGGGTATATTAAATTCAACTGTCTTGCGCCCGATCAATCATGATCTTCTCTAAGCTAATCTCttgcattattaaaaaaaaatcctttttcacaccacccgaactacgtttgacctgatttcctgtcggatacaggatacgtaggcagcctatataaggcccggTCTTATTTATTACAAATTTTAATATTCCCCAAACGAAGGAGcatgaaactgggacaattttggaATGCAACCCAAAACATTTTTCAAAACGTCCTAAACTGGggcaaattttttttaaaatatgctgGGATTGGTAAGAATTAACTCAGAACCAAGCTTTGGCGTTTCGATATGAGTCAACCTTTTTTCAAATGGCATGTTCTACTCCAATGCAGTTTTCTTTCTTCCGATTCATTCTCAACCGTCAGAGCTAAATAGCTGATGATTCATTTTCGTCCATTCATTTCCTTTATATGACTCAAGTCGTCTCTAATCTGGAGCCTGCTTTATTAGATCACGAACTAatctaacttaaaaaaaaaaatattatatatatgtatatatatatatatatatatatatatatatacacattattTTGGGCATTTACTTCAtgcactaacattttattttgtttatgaagttttacttttctctttaaaaggttgtctggcattgaacattgttttggctgcgaatctgtATTAAGGACGAGACTATAATGGCAGAGAGATTTGAAGCTTTCAACACCGGTATGGGTTTGGTGCAAGAACAAAATGATAGCAAGGGAAAGGTGGTTCGAAAAAATATTGTAGTCAATCTGGGAAATACCttaagccttcttcctaacacaacccCAACTTCCAGCTCAATTTGCAACATTTCCTTAGCCATTTCGCCTCACTTAGATCCTACCTATACCATTCCACAAATGCCTTCAACCTACACTCCCGATCAAGTAGCGATAATTCCTAATCCTCAATTTTCCATAACCACCACTCAATTCGAGAAAAGTAAGAAAAACGAACTGGCAATATCCCCATACAAGAGGCCTGGAAAGGAAATCAAGTCGCTTTACCATGAAGATTGGGGAAAAGAACTCCACAATTTGAGGAAAGTCATTAATGAAGAGTTATGTTCAAGGAATTTCCAGATTTTGAAGTATGAAGATTTGTGTGTGCATCCAAACGTTGAGCTTCTGTCAGGGTACAAAATGCCTAAGTTTAACACTTTCAATGGGAAGGGAGATCCCGTCGCTCATTTAAAGGACTATTGCAGCAGATTAATTGGTATTGGACATAATGAAGCCGTACGAATGAGATTGTTCAATCAAAGTTTATCAGGATCAGCACTCTCTTGGTACACTAAACAAGATTTTAGCAAATGGCTTACGTGGGAAGATATGGCCCGCGGATTTATAAAGCAATTCGAGTTTAACAATGGAGGTGATCCGCACATAGCCGATTTGCTCAGAGTAAAGAAAACGCCACATGAGTCTTTCCAAGAATATGCCATACGATGGAGGttagaagcttcaaaaatacatccTCCATTATCCGAGAGGGAATTGATCTCAACCTTCATCCAAATTCAGGAAGACTTATATTATGATAAGTTGCTCGGAGCTTGTGCACACAACTTCTCTGATTTGATTAGGATTGGTAGAGAACTAGAAAATGCCATTCAAGAAGGGAGAATTACAGATAGCTCAGCAACACAAGCCGTTCACCAAACCTTCCAAGCGGAGATACTAGGAAATCTGCAAAGTGAAATGAAGCAAAACCAAATTGCTTCCATGACTATGCATCAAGCGCAATGCCATAAAAGTCACCAAATTTTTCAATCTTATGCCACTATGCAATGTCCTCGTCAGCAAAACTCCCAGCAATGCTACCAACGACAGTTTCACCAAGCACAATCAAGCTCTCAACATAAAAATAAGAGGAAATATTTTTGCTTCACTACTCTAAATGAACCATTGGAAAATATATTTAAGAGGTTGAGTGCTAAAGGTATTCTACAACCAAAGAAGGGATTTATACCTAAGCATCCACTGCCAAACTTTGATTTATCTAAGAGTTGTGCTTATCACTCAAACATCCAAGgacatgacattgaagaatgtccaGTGCTAAGATTTAAGATTCAAAGCATGATTGAAAGTGGCAAGATAAATCTACAGCTAGAGCCTTCAACCGATAATATTGCAAACACAAAAACAATTGTTGTTAAGGGTGATCCATCGAAACCGGCACCAAGGCATTTGAAAAGAAAGCGTGCAACAAGTCAAGCAGACTGACAGGGACATCATCTCGCCACTTGAGAACATCATTCTCCACATGCCCATCTTTAGGAGTAGTTGCTATTTTGTAATCTTTTCTAGACTTTTAATGAACTACggtcgacctgattcctgttagtagcaggatacgtaggcaccCATGTTGGGTCCGGTCTCAATAAATAAAAATCCCAATTTTCCTCCCATAGTCGAACTGGAGAAATTTTGCAGACGGCTTATCCCAAGCCATATTCACATAATCAGATTTCCGCAACGGCATAGCAACGAGAAGCACAGATTCAAAGCCAAAGTTTCAATGTTCAACGCAAGGCAACCACTTccttttatactaacaaattttctttgagtaacgcagaaTCGATTTTTAGCTACTCCTCAGCGATAATGCACGGCATACAAAGCTTAGCATCAAGAAAACATCACGAAAGTCGTGAAACAAGGATGATTCAAGGATGATACAAAATCAACACAAATTTCGAAACTTACAAATTTTTTCGAGCGCAGGAATTTTATTCGTGGTGAAATATCACCAAGGTTTCCAGTTGCGGAAGCTGAAGTATGCTTACAGCTTTGCAGGGACTACGCATCGAGCGGTTTGAATCTTCTTATAACACGCACAGATATTATttctttcaaatgctctgcgcatGCACtcctattttaaataccacgcactgcatacgCACTATTGCTGCAAATTCTCTGCACTGCATGcgctactattttaaataccacgcactgcatatgcactattgctgtAAATTCCCtgcactgcatgcactactattttaaataccacgcactgcatatgcactattgctttgaATTCCCCGCACTGTATACGCACTATTGTTTTAAATGCCCCGCACTACATATGTACTATTACGTTCAAATGTACCGCActgcactactgttttcaaatgccccgcactgcaaaagcaaccgcacctgcattacattattactttcaaatgccctgcaaaggcacatcatcattgttcgcaaaagcaccacatttaggctcgtccgcctttaataggacatcttaggctcgtccgcctttaataggacgtcttaggcttgttcgcctttaattggacatttaggctcgtccgcctttaataggacatcttaggctcgtccgcctttaataggacgtcttaggcttgttcgcctttaattggacatttaggctcgtccgcctttaataggacatcttaggctcgtccgcctttaataggacgtcttaggcttgttcgcctttaattgaacatttaggctcgtccgcctttactaggacatttaggctcgtccgcctttaataggacatcttaggctcgtccgcctttaataggacgtcttaggcttgttcgcctttaattgaacatttttaggctcatccgcctttaataggacgctTTAGGCTtattcgcctttaattgaacatttttaggctagtccgcctttaataggacatttcggGCTCAACCGCCTTTTATATCttgcatgggttgtgcaccgccctttaaaattCCTGCATatttaaggctgagcaccgcctttcatatgttactgGGCCATGTACCGCCCTGTTAAATtcctgcataaggctgtgcaccgcctttcatatgatgcatgggctgcgcacagccctttgcatcgctttcatatattacatgggccatgcaccgccctttgtaaatttccgcataaggctgagcaccgcctttcatatgttactgggccatgcaccgccctgtTAAATTCATGCATAcggttgtgcaccgcctttcatatgatgcatgggctgcgcacatCCCTTTGCATCgcttacatgggccatgcaccgcccttttaaatttctgcataaggctgagcaccgcctttcatatatttcatgggccatgcaccgccctttttaaatttctgtataaggctgtgcaccgcctttcatatattacatgggccatgcaccgccctttgtaaatttccgcataaggctgaACACAGCCTTTCATACATTGCATGGGCCAtacaccgcccttttaaatttctgcatgggccatgcaccgcccttttaaatttctgcatgggctgcgcaccgccctttgcatcgctttcatatattacaggggccatgcaccgccctttgtaaatttctgcataaagctgagcaccgcctttcatacattacatgggccatgcaccgcccttttaaaatttctgcatgggcttcgcaccgccctttgcatcgctttcatatattacatgggccatgcaccgcccttttaaatttctgcataaggctgtgcaccgcctttcatacatttcatgggccatgcaccgcccttttaaaatttctgcatgggctgcgcaccgccctttgcatcgctttcatatattacatgggccatgcaccgcctttcatatgatgcatgggctgcgcacagccctttgcatcgctttcatatattacacgggccatgcaccgccctttaaaattTCCGCATGaagacattgcaccgcacctgccttgttttattattattttattaataccctgcatatgctcgcagccacattgcaccgcacttgcatcgctgtatttcaatatttattcttactaactattttcatctagttttttagtttcgcaggagctttagcgcaacgtggaactatttcttcggcagcgaacactcggctccaaattcgaatttcccgttcacattccagcacaatcaatttttagggttctatcacaatacccagtgtcatcataattcgacactgggacaatatttttgcgaagattcgcatcaaatcatgagttgccagtcataggtgtcgtagtcttcccagaactacacacggcctgattctcgtgcaacccgagatatgtaggcgattcagagaccagagttcggccgtaattttctttacccttagtcctccacaatcctttagccgggacaaaataggctactaagtcaacgtctttgcccaaaaattctttcatcattgtcaggcaaagagggacaagttgttgacacccaattttgtcccgcctctcccccgaaatacctattaatacttctagtgttttgagaaattaaaaaatatgcatttaaattttactataattattagtcttttattaacacccacgttttattattccgctgcagttattattattattattattattattattattattattattattattattattgttattattattcttaaattatcattttattactaattgtcattaattattatttcttgttatttccattattattattattattattattattattattattattaattactaatcattattatcagcgttattttgttatcaattattaatcatcattatcatcgttattttattattaattattatcattgttttatcaataattgttatttattattattattatcatcattattatttcttattattattatcattattatcttattattaccactattattgttattattattaatttattaacattttgccactatcaataattgttatttattattattattttattattaattattatcatctttattattattaattattatcatttttaattatctatatttgttattactattattattatatctattattattttttatcaccattatcatcaatattatcattattaccattatcattattgttattagcagtattactaccgctatttatttgctgctattatttagtattattcaaacttgcatttctcaatgtttctaccaacttccgcatatgcatcgcatttacttcgcacattttaatgatagcgtttgttattaaatattattgcacggtcatttgcgacatcatataatttttacccgggtctttttataattacatatttctatGTTAGGTGATATtttggcacccttagtacatcgttaatcaaaatgtgtctcttattcaaatttagaagccaaactatttcttgcactcagtccgtattttgatttaccaaACCCCAAATCAAGGTCCGATTAATtcttaatattttttggactagaccatattttctatcttaattttttttagaccagtccatgttttaattctagCCCATTCTTTCAATACCCAGTCTGaaatttgacccagtccacaaatggactggGTCCAGCCCATTTTCGTCCAAAATAAGGGTTTCCCTCTTTCATTTCCTCCATACCTCCGCCGCTGTCCCTTCTTCTCCCTTTCCCGcctctcgccgccgctcccacttccccctttccctccttcttctccgctccccactcacccttgtcccccacttttatctctctcccgctcctccttccctttttcagcacaaaaaacaaaagaaaaaaacctATAAAGAAGAACAGGAACGGAGGAGAAAAACACGAACAGGAACGAGAAAAAACAGGAACAGAGACGAGCACAACACATTCAGAAACCCCCAAACGAATTGAGTTCTTAAATCGCACAAACCCCTTTGAAAAATCGAGTCTTTTCACCTGAAGATTCCATAGAAATCAAAGCTTTCGTTTGTTGCCAAAAATCTCCTAAGCAAAAATTTTCAACTCTAACAGTCCTTTATTTTCGAGAATCGAGTTTCTTGTTTGAAGTTTCGAGTGTATATCGAGGATTTCACACCCTGTTCGCTGCATCCGAAGAAGGTGCGTAATTTACTCTCCATTTCCCCTTTTGTGTGTTTGGTGCtagtcgattattagggcatgtCAATCAGTTAGCTCGACAGAAAGACCTGTTCGTATTCtagcatttttttttatttagttaGTCTAGCATGTTAGCGTAACTGAGCACGTCCTTCTGGTGGCTGAATAATACTCATGCATGCTAGTTAATTCGGTTTTCTAAAAGATGTTGGCTATGTGATGTGTTGTCCTGTTGATTTTGTGCTTTCGTCAGTAAGCTCAGTTTGTCTAGCATGTTTGTGTTAGTTTTAATATGCTTTGTTAAATAGGTGACTAAGCCTGCCTAAACTGAGCATGTTTAGCCCAACTTGATTCATCTTAACCTGTTAATGTATTGGTTTAGTCTGTATAAGCATATTTGTGTTAGCTCAAGCATAATGTTTAGTTCAAATGAACCATGTTTATATGCTAGTTTAGCTCAGTTTGTGCAGCATACTTGTGTTAGTTTGATCTGCCTATTTTAAGCACGAAGATTCAGCCTGTCAATTGATTATGTTTGGTCTAGTTTGGTGCTTTTGGTTTAAACTACTTATATGTTGGTCTTTACAAGCATGTTCATGTTAGATTTGAATTAGTCAAGCAGGATAGTTAGCTTATTGAGTGCACTTAAGTGTTAGTTTAGTTTGGTTGGCCAAGATAGATGCTTATTCAGTTTGGCTCCTGGGTTGAGTTAATCAGTCCAGTCAAGCATATTCATGTGATAGTTCAGCTTGTTAAGTTGAACCTGTTTAGCATAAAGTTTAGGTAGTTGAGTTGATAATAATGGCACGGTCAAGACATTGTTATTCCTAAATCTTGCTGTTTTAGTCcagtctttctttttttttcccttgTCATCTGGGCATGTGATTTAATTTCTACTGTGTTAGATGTAATTCTTAGTTTAGTTTAAATAGGATAGTGACTCTATAAAGGATTTGAGTATGGTACTATTGAAAATCTAAACCTGTTAAAATCATGTTCTTATTTTTGTTGAAGTTAAATCCTGTTCAAATGTGCAAACTCTTGCTTCCCAAAACATTGCTCGATAAACTGATGTGATGCTTGTTTAAAATCATACCTTGGCCCAGAAATTTGTTAAGTGTATCAACTTGTCTAattcctatatatatatttgatcatTTAGTGGACTGTTTTTGTTTGCTTATGCATGAGAGATTGGTATAGTCTGATTGGAATATATCTATAAATCTTGGGTTTTTTGACATGATAACTAGTACCAACGGTTTCCCTTTCTTAGACTCATCATGGTGGTTTCTTATTCTGTGAACTCCCCTGTTTTAGCTTCTCGTCTGTTTGGCAGAATCTTATATGCTTGTTTAACCCTTGTGGCTGTCATAAGTAGGGTTATTTACTAGGTGCCAATGTACTAGTATGAAACAGTTTTttgaagatttaaaaaaaaaaacgagccTGTGTGATCTTGTGAACTTGCCTAACAATCCTACATGACTGAACAATTGTGCAATATGAGATTAAAAGTTTAATCTGGTTTGAATAGAGAGAGACAACTGGATATCGTTACAGCTGTTGATGTGTAATTTGGCTGTCATAAATAGGCTTACTGGTTTATTGATATAAAAATGTGAAGTTTAGATATCCTGATACAACTAAAATGCTTTGGATCATATGTCTATACTCTTCGCTTAACCTAAATGGATTAAGGCTATCTTGGGAATTTAAAGGCTGACATGTCTATTGCAATACCTGCCTGCTGTTGCATGCTCACATGCGGAATTACATAATTCATTGGTTGTCTCGCAATCTACAGATCTTTATTATTGCTACTGCTTGCGGATTTTTGCCTTAGCACATTTAGTagttggttttttttttatgtttattgACTGTTGTATGGTCGAGGTGTATATCTGCGTATTATTGAAGTATATTCGTGAAATACGTttggatatacataatatatataatcGACGAAATTGTTTCAAATTTATATTTCAACCTTATTGATAATATATTAAtctctttttctttcatttctttgCATGAACCTCGCGTACGAGTCTGAGAGACTCGTTCACCTCCTATATTCGATGTTGGGCTCCGAAGCCAAACATAATCTCTCCCAAGTCAGCCCATCAGGTTCCGCAGCGATCTGCTTCACCAtcctgctgggccgaagcccatgGCAATGGCAACGGACAGTAGCGGCccaaaatgggccaagcccatttgaATTTCTTTACATTTCATCCAATTTTATTATCTTTGTGTATTTGAATTTGTTTGACTAACACTTcgttttattttcctttttgttaGTTAGCTTAGATGAATTGCAGGGGAGTTTAGTATGGACAGTTTAGAAATAGTGGTAGTTAATTAAAAAGAGAAGGGGAaaaactaaagaatattttgtagacaTTCTTTAAAGTTTTAtccaaattatgcatattttagcCGGATGTAGTTAATAAAATATAATTTCGTTTATGCTTCTAAAATGCAAAGTTAATCAATACATCAtagtttagtttgtttcaaatatgTATTAAAACATTACGCAAACCTGCATTTTCTTTTACTTATACAGTCATGCGAATTTTATTTTAAACAGCATCATTATTTAAAAGTCtctgcaacatttataagtttattttaaaatagcattagaaGTTTACTTTTATGCGAatcattatattttctacaaa
Encoded here:
- the LOC132615273 gene encoding uncharacterized protein LOC132615273; translated protein: MAERFEAFNTGMGLVQEQNDSKGKVVRKNIVVNLGNTLSLLPNTTPTSSSICNISLAISPHLDPTYTIPQMPSTYTPDQVAIIPNPQFSITTTQFEKSKKNELAISPYKRPGKEIKSLYHEDWGKELHNLRKVINEELCSRNFQILKYEDLCVHPNVELLSGYKMPKFNTFNGKGDPVAHLKDYCSRLIGIGHNEAVRMRLFNQSLSGSALSWYTKQDFSKWLTWEDMARGFIKQFEFNNGGDPHIADLLRVKKTPHESFQEYAIRWRLEASKIHPPLSERELISTFIQIQEDLYYDKLLGACAHNFSDLIRIGRELENAIQEGRITDSSATQAVHQTFQAEILGNLQSEMKQNQIASMTMHQAQCHKSHQIFQSYATMQCPRQQNSQQCYQRQFHQAQSSSQHKNKRKYFCFTTLNEPLENIFKRLSAKGILQPKKGFIPKHPLPNFDLSKSCAYHSNIQGHDIEECPVLRFKIQSMIESGKINLQLEPSTDNIANTKTIVVKGDPSKPAPRHLKRKRATSQAD